One window of the Carassius auratus strain Wakin chromosome 20, ASM336829v1, whole genome shotgun sequence genome contains the following:
- the akap12b gene encoding LOW QUALITY PROTEIN: A-kinase anchor protein 12b (The sequence of the model RefSeq protein was modified relative to this genomic sequence to represent the inferred CDS: deleted 1 base in 1 codon) has product MGATPSVQRDAKSPEDAPEDIGAELSDTQDGENVDGKPLQKNGQISISSLNGKTDDQTEFNGHTEENPPAEVGQTETITQTEDIPETTEVHQEEVAPQVNGEKEDNSANADEITSTEEKAEEEKQEEVNEVGFKKIFRFVGFKFTLKKDKNEKTEPVQLLTVKEAESGADTSSEDKKEEPAIEEDKSVEDKSPETTEKEQDKSPETTENDQEATPEEVTDKAEEPADKTAFEAPSDTEKLSEEVTEKSAEEIGTEKEPEKEPEPEAPTESPTSPPSQETQSPFKKFFTQGIFSNLRKKASFKKPKDEEPIKEKSAEEDIKETEETPDGVVEGTEEPKVDAEKEQAEGEQIEKLSEKVETKPEITTETTSTETEEPQELKVEAEATSEAETLTQTETAEAPAAEIAVEVQPTDDSKPSDKPDVSEAATTEAEILSSQEKPKAQGSPLKKLFTGAGLKKLSSKKQKSKKEAESKQTESSEQVAENIQSSTESAEPQKPDSEASSPEESGEHLVGEVPQAEVAHAEVAQAEVAQAAETEGEPVPSDSEKKKDGILPWSSFKKLVTPKKRVKRPSESEDEAPGDKPKSSTLSSTESAVFDEKVDEPKLPEELSPESKEESQSESKAEPKVEKPEPTAEEPKRKMDTSVSWEALICVGSAKKRARKTSDSDDEEPKIEEELQESGEEQTKTAESPLVSSGEADHENLASSPEPEEELVSTWESFKRLVTHRKKPKAEDKSDEASGPEHTTSDSEAPKEESSFSLRKLIPRRKKKSDGKQEQISSDIGSAEDDSDTPAVVPLSEYDNEPPAEVAVTGEEVKQESAPVTQAKALAEDRSPSWISTTVENVEDETEGKQLSDIPEEGDTAATPKSADNTIAEDIVELTSEAVTALEQVEETEMVSAVSRVTASPVTSGETTPVPGDGVEKKTDVVLQEAVETISVTTSAMAVTMTKEQEEVIAVSTDVLLVESAIKEEKTVLVAHEKTEATTVCVGLDTSEIKAVEEESLTQKPSVESVTVVSQVLVTELAVEDKTQEPEQASMTEDEVHEAQMSGGQTELKENVVKEKAQFEEIKETSEAEAVTDLQEVAAVKVALINAVQQEPEFLEEPVVAEKSPQVEAAGPVEPTVEESPCAQTVEVTEVAVAEGEKVQELEDVKEAKATVEVVSVEGVAMAVTEEVMATLPEVPASQTAGSTEDSIPVVATTEEFAVIKETVCITNSTSETTESHSAALACETVMEKVPLVLPTDDQKIQVKVNDAEVGSAQEVIEKSLEVTSTKVSVLVEEVIENMKEETEVIQATQVTEAEIIEKQSSVIVQEVIQNVVENIAGAHAEQKVSAEKEENCTTSVDVKFEEAPVVSGMGEEKTSTEVVLEEKTQLETSPEKPKASDDICKDDDERTRIVTEKPMKTVNDTILITETVTVSITDEIQPQNEEVATVSVEDVHHETEVTKSEVELKQAEEKKLSRTTESEEGKSQVESHPKEAPAEIQQETQASEVSEAIPEEKMTETSAVGESQDQIVAEQYQMAQEVQIETVQEFNVGVINVINADDVPVQDTETNMKEESSEGKESVEDKLQKDLEESQTEVSTQDTTNQEESRDPDCQKTDPKNVPAKLETATDKSVNAVAVEEVMEEIGNEIEQVSSEVVTVS; this is encoded by the exons TTGGCCAGACGGAAACCATCACCCAAACAGAAGATATCCCTGAAACAACCGAGGTGCATCAAGAAGAGGTTGCCCCTCAGGTTAATGGAGAGAAAGAAGACAATTCTGCAAATGCAGATGAAATTACAAGCACAGAAGAGAAGGCAGAAGAGGAAAAACAAGAGGAGGTCAATGAGGTGGGCTTCAAGAAGATCTTCCGTTTCGTTGGATTCAAGTTCACACTGAAGAAAGACAAGAATGAGAAGACTGAGCCTGTGCAACTGCTGACAGTGAAGGAAGCAGAGAGTGGTGCAGATACATCTTCTGAGGACAAGAAAGAGGAACCTGCAATAGAGGAAGACAAATCTGTGGAAGACAAGTCACCAGAAACTACAGAAAAAGAGCAAGACAAATCCCCAGAAACTACAGAAAATGATCAAGAGGCCACGCCTGAAGAAGTGACTGATAAGGCAGAAGAACCAGCAGACAAAACTGCTTTTGAGGCCCCATCAGATACTGAAAAGTTAAGCGAGGAGGTGACTGAAAAATCTGCTGAAGAAATAGGGACAGAAAAAGAACCAGAGAAAGAACCAGAGCCAGAAGCACCAACTGAATCGCCCACAAGTCCACCATCTCAAGAGACACAGAGTCCCTTTAAGAAATTTTTCACTCAAGGAATCTTTTCTAACCTGCGGAAAAAGGCGAGCTTCAAAAAGCCCAAAGATGAGGAGCCCATCAAGGAAAAATCTGCAGAGGAGGACATTAAGGAAACTGAGGAGACACCAGATGGTGTTGTTGAAGGTACAGAGGAACCTAAAGTAGACGCAGAGAAAGAACAAGCTGAGGGTGAGCAGATAGAGAAACTTTCAGAAAAGGTTGAAACTAAACCTGAAATAACAACTGAAACAACTTCCACTGAGACAGAAGAGCCACAAGAACTTAAAGTTGAAGCTGAGGCTACAAGTGAAGCTGAAACTCTGACTCAGACTGAGACTGCTGAAGCTCCAGCTGCTGAAATTGCTGTTGAAGTTCAACCCACCGATGATTCAAAACCAAGTGACAAGCCAGATGTTTCAGAAGCAGCAACAACTGAAGCTGAAATCCTGTCCTCTCAGGAGAAACCCAAGGCTCAGGGAAGCCCACTTAAGAAGTTGTTCACAGGAGCAGGGCTAAAAAAGCTGTCATCCAAAAAGCAGAAGAGTAAAAAAGAAGCAGAGTCAAAGCAAACAGAATCAAGTGAACAAGTTGCTGAAAACATCCAGTCATCCACCGAGTCAGCTGAGCCCCAGAAACCTGACAGTGAAGCATCTTCTCCAGAAGAATCTGGTGAACATCTTGTAGGGGAGGTACCTCAAGCCGAGGTGGCTCATGCTGAGGTGGCTCAAGCCGAGGTTGCTCAAGCTGCAGAGACTGAAGGTGAACCAGTCCCTTCTGACAGTGAGAAGAAGAAAGATGGAATTTTACCTTGGTCCTCTTTCAAAAAACTAGTCACTCCAAAAAAACGTGTCAAAAGGCCCTCTGAGAGCGAAGATGAAGCACCTGGAGACAAACCCAAATCTTCTACCCTATCTTCAACAGAGAGTGCTGTCTTTGATGAGAAAGTTGATGAGCCTAAACTTCCTGAAGAATTGTCCCCTGAGTCTAAAGAAGAGTCACAGTCAGAATCAAAGGCTGAGCCAAAAGTCGAAAAGCCTGAACCAACTGCAGAGGaaccaaaaagaaaaatggatacaTCTGTGTCCTGGGAAGCCCTTATTTGTGTGGGCTCAGCTAAAAAAAGGGCCAGAAAGACTTCTGATTCTGACGACGAAGAACCTAAGATTGAGGAAGAATTGCAGGAGTCAGGAGAAGAGCAGACAAAGACCGCTGAGTCCCCTCTTGTAAGCTCTGGTGAAGCTGATCATGAGAATTTGGCTTCTTCACCTGAACCAGAAGAAGAACTTGTGTCTACCTGGGAATCTTTCAAAAGGCTGGTAACCCACAGAAAGAAACCTAAAGCAGAAGACAAGTCAGATGAAGCCTCAGGCCCAGAGCATACAACATCTGACAGTGAAGCCCCCAAAGAAGAATCCTCGTTCTCTTTGAGGAAATTGATTCCACGCAGAAAGAAGAAGTCTGATGGTAAACAAGAGCAGATCTCTTCTGACATTGGCTCTGCAGAAGATGATTCTGACACTCCAGCTGTGGTACCTCTTTCAGAATATGACAATGAACCACCTGCAGAAGTTGCAGTTACGGGGGAGGAAGTGAAGCAAGAATCTGCACCAGTCACCCAGGCA AAAGCATTAGCTGAGGATAGATCACCATCTTGGATTTCAACCACTGTGGAAAATGTTGAGGATGAGACAGAGGGAAAGCAGTTGAGTGACATACCTGAAGAAGGAGACACAGCTGCCACACCCAAATCGGCAGATAACACTATTGCAGAGGACATTGTTGAGCTTACTTCAGAAGCAGTTACAGCCCTTGAACAAGTAGAGGAGACTGAAATGGTTTCTGCTGTATCACGCGTTACAGCATCCCCAGTTACATCAGGTGAGACAACTCCTGTCCCAGGTGATGGTGTAGAGAAGAAGACAGATGTAGTACTTCAAGAAGCTGTGGAAACTATCAGTGTTACCACAAGTGCCATGGCTGTCACCATGACTAAGGAACAGGAAGAAGTAATTGCAGTCAGCACTGATGTTCTTTTGGTCGAGTCAGCTATCAAGGAAGAGAAAACAGTCTTGGTTGCACATGAGAAAACAGAGGCAACTACTGTTTGCGTTGGCCTTGATACTAGTGAAATAAAGGCGGTGGAGGAAGAAAGCCTTACTCAGAAGCCTTCAGTGGAGTCGGTAACAGTTGTTAGCCAAGTGCTTGTCACAGAGTTGGCTGTTGAAGACAAAACACAGGAGCCTGAACAGGCCAGTATGACTGAGGATGAGGTTCATGAGGCTCAGATGAGTGGAGGTCAGACAGAGCTCAAAGAAAATGTGGTTAAGGAGAAAGCACAGTTTGAAGAGATAAAGGAGACATCTGAAGCTGAGGCTGTGACTGATCTCCAAGAAGTAGCAGCAGTCAAAGTAGCCCTCATCAATGCTGTACAACAGGAACCAGAGTTTCTTGAAGAGCCAGTGGTGGCAGAAAAATCCCCTCAGGTTGAGGCTGCAGGTCCTGTGGAACCAACTGTTGAAGAGTCACCCTGTGCCCAAACTGTAGAAGTCACGGAAGTTGCTGTTGCTGAAGGTGAGAAAGTGCAAGAACTGGAGGATGTTAAAGAAGCTAAAGCCACAGTTGAGGTAGTGTCTGTGGAAGGAGTTGCTATGGCTGTGACAGAGGAGGTCATGGCGACCCTTCCAGAGGTGCCTGCTTCTCAAACTGCTGGGTCTACAGAAGATTCCATTCCAGTTGTAGCCACCACTGAAGAATTTGCAGTCATCAAAGAGACTGTTTGTATTACAAACTCAACATCTGAGACAACAGAATCTCATTCAGCAGCTCTAGCTTGTGAAACAGTTATGGAAAAGGTTCCTCTTGTTCTTCCCACAGATGACCAAAAAATCCAGGTTAAAGTGAATGATGCCGAGGTTGGCTCTGCTCAAGAAGTTATTGAGAAAAGCTTAGAAGTAACCTCAACGAAAGTTAGCGTTTTGGTTGAAGAAGTAATTGAGAATATGAAAGAAGAAACTGAAGTGATCCAGGCAACCCAAGTGACAGAAGCAGAAATCATTGAGAAACAGAGCAGTGTTATTGTTCAAGAGGTCATTCAAAATGTTGTAGAGAACATTGCTGGGGCACATGCAGAACAAAAAGTGTCTGCTGAGAAGGAAGAAAACTGTACCACATCAGTCGATGTCAAATTTGAAGAGGCCCCAGTGGTTTCTGGAATGGGTGAGGAAAAAACTTCAACAGAAGTCGTTTTGGAGGAAAAAACTCAACTGGAAACAAGCCCAGAGAAGCCAAAAGCATCTGATGATATTTGCAAAGATGATGATGAACGAACACGCATTGTTACTGAGAAACCAATGAAAACGGTCAATGACACCATCCTGATTACAGAAACGGTCACCGTTTCTATCACAGATGAAATCCAACCTCAAAATGAGGAAGTTGCCACAGTCTCTGTGGAAGATGTGCATCATGAAACAGAGGTAACAAAAAGTGAAGTCGAACTTAAGCAAGCAGAAGAGAAAAAGCTTAGTAGGACCACAGAAAGTGAAGAAGGAAAAAGTCAAGTTGAATCACATCCCAAGGAAGCACCAGCAGAAATCCAGCAAGAGACACAAGCTTCAGAGGTTTCAGAAGCCATACCAGAAGAAAAGATGACAGAAACATCTGCTGTAGGTGAAAGTCAAGACCAGATTGTGGCTGAGCAGTATCAAATGGCACAGGAGGTACAGATTGAGACTGTACAGGAATTTAACGTTGGTGTCATAAATGTCATAAATGCAGATGATGTACCTGTTCAAGACACTGAGACaaacatgaaagaagaaagttcaGAGGGCAAGGAATCAGTAGAAGACAAGCTTCAAAAAGACTTGGAAGAATCTCAAACAGAGGTTTCAACACAGGACACAACAAACCAGGAAGAGTCAAGAGATCCAGACTGTCAAAAGACAGATCCTAAAAATGTACCTGCCAAACTGGAGACTGCTACTGATAAGTCCGTAAATGCTGTTGCAGTAGAGGAGGTGATGGAGGAGATCGGGAATGAGATTGAGCAAGTCTCCTCAGAGGTTGTCACAGTCTCGTGA